The sequence GGTGGTCCCGTGATCGTATATAAACGCTCGCCGCCGAATCGAGGAGGGACGGACGGCGACGCTCAGTCGTCGCCCAGCACGCCCTCGGCGACCGCCATATCCTCGACTGCGGGGTCGTCCTCGGAGCGTCTGAGCACGAACCGCTTTCTGAGCAGGTCCGCGGCGTAGATCGCGGTTCCGAGGATGATCAGCGTGTCACCCGGGGCCCGCGCCCAGAACAGCGTCTGAACCAGCGGCCGGTTGTAGAACGCCAGGCTGCGGCCCGCGTCGTACCCCTGGGTGAACACCGCTTCCAGTTGGAGGAACCCCACCGGGAGCACGGAGACGAACACCATCAGCGCGAGCCCGACGTTCCAACACCAGAACGCCGCCCGGAGCCACGACCCGTCCCACCGGCTGGGGCGGATGGAGAGCTGGAGCATATACGTCACCATCCCCAGCGCCAGGAACCCGAACGCGCCGAACATCGCCGCGTGGGCGTGGCCGACCGTGAGGTAGGTGCCGTGCTCGTAGTAGTTGATCAGCGGGAGGTTGATGAAGAACCCCAGCACGCCCGCGCCGACGAAGTTCCAGACGCCGCTGGCGACGATGAACAGGAACGGCAGCCGGTAGGGGAACTCTTCGCTGGACATCGCGGCGTACTGTCCCAGGGCCTCATAGAGGATGAAGACGAGCGGAATGAGCTCAAGCGTCGAGAAGGCGCTCCCGATCGGCACCCACATATCGGGCATCCCGACCCACCAGTAGTGGTGGGAGACGCCGATGACGCCGGTCCCCATCACGAGCAGCGCTTGGAGCATCACGGCCTTCTCGGCGCTCCGCCGGGAGAGGAGATTCATCGACACCAGCGTCAGCCCGATGATGGCGACGATGAAGAACTCGAAGGCGCCCTCGACCCACATGTGCACAACCCACCACCGCCAGAACTCGGTGACGGCGATGTTCGTCGAGGGCGTGAACAGAAACCCGGCAGTGAAAAGCAGCGCGATCGACCCGCCGGCGTAGAGGATCATATGCGCCAACCCGTAGACGGGCTCGCGGTCGAGAAGCGGCTTCAGCCCCCGGATGGCGAGGACCGCCCACGCCCCGAACCCGGCTAAGAGCCCGACCTGCCACACCTTGCCGACCTCCAGGTATTCGAGCCCCTCGTTGCCGAGGAGCCACCAGAGCTGGCCGTCGAAGTAGCCGTTGGAGCCGAGCCAGATCCCGCCGAGCCCGCCGACCGCGACCACGACGATCGCGGCCAGCAGGCCGTTGACGTACGTCGACTGCCGCTTCGGCTCGTGGCCGGTCAGAAGCGGCGGGAGGAACAGTCCCGCCCCGAGCCACGTGGCCGCGATCCAGAGGATCCCCAGATCGATGTGCCAGGTCTTCGCGATCGCGAACGGCAGGAGTTGGAGGATGTGTATCCCGAAGATCCGCTCGATCCCGAAGAAGCCGGCGCGCTCGATGTAGAAGTGCGCCAGCAGGCCGCCGAGCAGCACCTGTGCGAGGAACAGCCCCGCGGCGACGGGGACGAACCGGAGGGCGGCCCGCTGGCTGGGGAACACCGACACGTCGCCGGGCTCCGGCACCGAGAGCCCCGCCGCGGAGGGTTCGGGGAGTTCGACGGACCGGTACAGCCAGATCCCGGCGCCCGCGCCCGCGACGAGCAGCACCATCGCGATCACGCTCCAGGTCATCGCGGCGGGCGTGGCGTCGTTGCCCGCGCCGGGCTGGTACGGCCAGTCGTTGGTGTAGGAGTGAGCAGCCTCGGGGCGGTCGGTGTGGGAGAACCACGCGGTCCACATCGCGAAGTCGGCGAACCGCTCGGCGTCGGCCGCGGAGTCGATCATCCCCGCGGGGACGCCGCGCGCGTGAGAGCCCTCGTGGTACCGCCGGACGTACTCCTCGCGGACCTGCTCGTGGGCGTAGAGTTCGGCCGCGGAGTAGCGGATCGGGCCGCCGCCGTAGGAGCCGTCGAGATCCTGCCGTACGACGTCGGCGACGGCGGCCTGCCGCTCGGAGCTGAGGTCGTCGTAGGGCTCGCCGTAGCGCTCCCGCGCGTAGTAGTCCCGCATATGCCGGACTTTGAGTTCGAGGGCGTCGGCGGTGTAGTCGACGCCGTAGTACGCGCCGTTGCCCAGGATCGATCCGTGGTTCATCAGGCCGTTCCGCTGGAAGGTCCGCTTGCCGTCCCTGATCTCTGCACCCGTGACGACCACGTCGCCGTCGGGGCCGACGACTTCCTCGGGGATGGGCGGCGCCTCCTTGTAGGCGAGCCACGCGCCCCCGCCCATCACCACGAGGTTGAAGACGAACACGACGGCGATGAGTTTCGCGATCGTCCTGCGTTCGACTTTCATACACGCGGGGCTACGCGCGTAGATCCCGGAAAAGGACCGCCGATTTTCGGTTCGCCGTGGCGGCGGCGAACATATTCGGCGTGGCTCGGACGGAGTGAGGGTGTCGGGTGGGGATCGGTCGCGGCCGCGGCTACCCCTCGAAGCCGGCGTACTCCATCAGTTGCGCGAAGATGTCCGAATCCATCACGCTCTCGTAGACGAGCCCGGTGAGCATCCCGCCGGGGTAGAAGTTGCCGTTCATCACGTGGTTCACCTTGTGGCAGTGCAGCAGGTAGACGCCCGGGTCGGCGTCGGCGGTGAAGTCGATGGCGTACCGTTCCGCGGGCGCGACGTTCACGATGTCCTGGCCGTGGCGGGCGGCCTCCGGGACCCGGCCGCCGTCCTTCGCCGACACCTCGAACCGGTGGTTGTGGATGTGCAGCGGGTGGCTCATATACCCCGCGTTGACGAAGTGGATCCGGACGTCGTCGCCCTCGCTGACGATGAGCGGCGACCCCTGTTCGGGGTGGAGCGTCCGCGGCGCGCTCTTGCCGTTGATCGTGAAGACGTCGGGGCGGCGGTTCCGGGGGTCGTACTGGACGTCCTCGCCG comes from Halobellus ruber and encodes:
- a CDS encoding nitric-oxide reductase large subunit, with translation MKVERRTIAKLIAVVFVFNLVVMGGGAWLAYKEAPPIPEEVVGPDGDVVVTGAEIRDGKRTFQRNGLMNHGSILGNGAYYGVDYTADALELKVRHMRDYYARERYGEPYDDLSSERQAAVADVVRQDLDGSYGGGPIRYSAAELYAHEQVREEYVRRYHEGSHARGVPAGMIDSAADAERFADFAMWTAWFSHTDRPEAAHSYTNDWPYQPGAGNDATPAAMTWSVIAMVLLVAGAGAGIWLYRSVELPEPSAAGLSVPEPGDVSVFPSQRAALRFVPVAAGLFLAQVLLGGLLAHFYIERAGFFGIERIFGIHILQLLPFAIAKTWHIDLGILWIAATWLGAGLFLPPLLTGHEPKRQSTYVNGLLAAIVVVAVGGLGGIWLGSNGYFDGQLWWLLGNEGLEYLEVGKVWQVGLLAGFGAWAVLAIRGLKPLLDREPVYGLAHMILYAGGSIALLFTAGFLFTPSTNIAVTEFWRWWVVHMWVEGAFEFFIVAIIGLTLVSMNLLSRRSAEKAVMLQALLVMGTGVIGVSHHYWWVGMPDMWVPIGSAFSTLELIPLVFILYEALGQYAAMSSEEFPYRLPFLFIVASGVWNFVGAGVLGFFINLPLINYYEHGTYLTVGHAHAAMFGAFGFLALGMVTYMLQLSIRPSRWDGSWLRAAFWCWNVGLALMVFVSVLPVGFLQLEAVFTQGYDAGRSLAFYNRPLVQTLFWARAPGDTLIILGTAIYAADLLRKRFVLRRSEDDPAVEDMAVAEGVLGDD